In a single window of the Rhipicephalus microplus isolate Deutch F79 unplaced genomic scaffold, USDA_Rmic scaffold_1103, whole genome shotgun sequence genome:
- the LOC119174824 gene encoding uncharacterized protein LOC119174824 isoform X2: MCHGCRCAEVVFGCALNNNLRSIHTCTNKSSNAVIMYQLPKRKKRGPYKRYINHGSDFVLPRSTERGCQQREVPMDTSSSDDEAAGQASVSTDINGILRTDTLSSEDEQETSSDACSTAASRVTSAPVSPTTPELQATNDRPQHANPMVSHDTLLNDEELSMSDEDGSEQHDPGELPSEDDMQMPNSPTGPSHGGKSQFGELFTDVITERVVLSRGDILLMVLKHAVKNNLSFTGLTSMLDLINRIFEHPILPDSRYQLSKLLSKTGTTMTYYCFCPKCFTHIENAETNASFQCIQCGHRTSVSSLSDMPFFVTLDVESQLQRLLKDCALLDLTKPLHHDGSLGDLCDGEMYHKFAASTQQCGPRITFTLNADGTPLFKSSGTSIWPIQLIVNEIPAEQRMSKLVLAALWFWKEKPNMELFQNTFVKEMSHLSENGFVLERKGQLQTYKAYCICCAVDSVARAPMQGVTQFNGYFGCNWCLQKGERAGGSTKYPVQPLNPTERTESQMVEDMMTAVREGVTVNGVKTASPLIGLPYFNIVSGFVPDYMHCILLGVARQFLDLWFESSGYAYSLSRKQNMVDERLLAIRPPRDVKRLPRATKERRWWKAKELENWILYYSIPVLHGILERRYLEHWACLVEALHIMLQRSIETAEVNRAEKLLLEFHVRSEMLFGKAFMTYNMHQLTHIVKSIHDWGPLWAHSAFPFESGNGSLKEAIKAANGIPHQLCRVLQIENTVMELQDLTASPSVVLYCNSFDAKVTHKSKSSSDGTRFFGSGSCIPPACSSPEQEILPPSVKYRRMMVNGSILTDCLYASKKKTNTSVVQLLDGSFAIIEKIISSGDNTCICVWKLRCRPVKYDLVTVNHVHKVLFKQSPTVIIQPLEIRSVSVLINVENVSYVCAPPSTLSL; the protein is encoded by the exons AAGTACTGAGAGGGGTTGCCAACAGCGT GAGGTGCCTATGGACACATCCTCGTCTGATGATGAAGCAGCAGGACAAGCTTCAGTCTCGACAGATATAAATGGCATACTTCGAACTGATACGTTGAGTAGTGAGGATGAACAG GAAACTTCAAGCGATGCTTGTAGCACAGCAGCCTCCAGGGTGACATCTGCTCCGGTCAGTCCCACTACTCCAGAACTGCAAGCAACCAATGATAGGCCACAGCATGCCAACCCGATGGTTTCCCATGACACATTGCTAAATGATGAAGAG CTGTCCATGTCTGATGAGGATGGTTCAGAGCAACATGATCCTGGAGAGCTGCCTTCAGAAGATGACATG CAAATGCCTAACAGTCCCACGGGGCCGAGTCATGGTGGCAAGTCGCAGTTTGGAGAGTTATTTACTGATGTTATCACTGAAAGAGTGGTTTTGTCCAGAGGTGACATTCTCCTCATGGTGCTGAAGCACGCTGTGAAAAATAATTTGTCATTCACTGGGCTGACCAGCATGTTGGACCTTATTAACAGAATTTTCGAACATCCAATATTGCCTGATTCACGGTACCAGCTCTCCAAACTTTTGAGCAAAACTGGCACAACCATGACATATTATTGTTTTTGCCCCAAATGCTTCACACATATAGAAAATGCTGAAACAAATGCCTCTTTTCAGTGCATACAGTGTGGGCACAGAACGAGTGTTTCCAGTCTATCTGATATGCCTTTTTTTGTGACTCTTGATGTGGAATCACAGTTGCAAAGATTGTTGAAAGACTGTGCACTCCTTGACCTAACAAAGCCACTTCACCATGATGGCTCACTGGGTGATCTATGTGATGGTGAAATGTACCACAAATTCGCAGCTTCAACACAGCAGTGTGGGCCCAGAATCACCTTCACCCTAAATGCCGATGGCACACCGCTGTTCAAATCAAGTGGCACGTCCATTTGGCCTATTCAGTTAATTGTTAATGAGATCCCAGCTGAACAGAGAATGTCAAAACTCGTCCTTGCGGCATTGTGGTTTTGGAAGGAGAAACCAAATATGGAGCTTTTTCAGAACACATTTGTAAAGGAAATGAGCCACCTCAGTGAAAATGGCTTTGTGTTGGAGCGGAAGGGTCAACTGCAGACATACAAAGCTTATTGCATTTGTTGTGCAGTTGACTCTGTTGCCAGGGCACCTATGCAAGGTGTCACACAATTTAATGGTTATTTCGGATGTAACTGGTGTCTGCAGAAAGGTGAACGAGCTGGTGGTTCTACTAAGTACCCTGTTCAACCATTGAACCCCACTGAGCGCACTGAAAGCCAGATGGTCGAAGATATGATGACTGCAGTTAGGGAAGGTGTGACTGTTAATGGTGTTAAAACAGCATCTCCGTTGATCGGCCTGCCCTATTTTAATATCGTATCAGGCTTTGTCCCTGACTACATGCACTGTATTTTACTCGGTGTAGCACGGCAGTTTTTAGACTTGTGGTTTGAGTCATCAGGTTATGCCTACTCCCTCAGTCGCAAGCAAAACATGGTCGATGAGAGGCTTTTGGCTATCAGGCCACCGAGAGACGTGAAAAGATTGCCGCGAGCAACAAAAGAGCGGAGATGGTGGAAAGCTAAAGAGCTGGAGAATTGGATACTATATTACAGCATCCCAGTGCTCCATGGTATTCTGGAGAGAAGATACCTTGAGCATTGGGCATGCTTGGTGGAAGCTTTACATATTATGCTGCAGCGCAGTATCGAAACTGCTGAAGTTAACAGAGCAGAGAAACTCTTGTTAGAGTTTCATGTGCGCTCAGAAATGCTTTTTGGAAAAGCTTTCATGACATATAACATGCACCAGCTGACACATATTGTCAAGAGTATCCACGACTGGGGACCCCTGTGGGCACATTCCGCATTTCCATTTGAATCGGGAAATGGGAGCCTCAAAGAGGCCATCAAAGCTGCAAATGGAATTCCACACCAGCTGTGTAGAGTTCTGCAGATTGAAAACACTGTAATGGAGCTGCAGGATCTGACTGCCAGCCCTAGCGTGGTGCTGTATTGCAATTCTTTTGATGCCAAGGTCACTCACAAAAGCAAAAGCAGCAGTGATGGCACCCGTTTTTTTGGAAGTGGTTCTTGTATTCCACCAGCCTGTTCATCACCTGAGCAAGAAATTCTGCCACCCTCTGTAAAGTACAGAAGAATGATGGTAAACGGTTCAATCCTGACAGACTGCTTGTACGCGTCAAAGAAAAAGACTAATACTTCAGTTGTTCAACTCTTGGATGGATCATTTGCCATTATTGAAAAGATCATTTCAAGTGGTGATAACACATGCATATGTGTCTGGAAACTTCGGTGCCGACCAGTAAAGTATGACTTGGTGACCGTTAACCATGTGCACAAAGTGTTATTCAAACAGTCTCCTACAGTAATTATTCAGCCTCTAGAAATAAGAAGTGTTAGTGTATTAATCAATGTGGAAAATGTTTCATATGTATGTGCACCTCCCAGCACTCTTTCTCTGTAG
- the LOC119174824 gene encoding uncharacterized protein LOC119174824 isoform X1, which produces MCHGCRCAEVVFGCALNNNLRSIHTCTNKSSNAVIMYQLPKRKKRGPYKRYINHGSDFVLPRSTERGCQQREVPMDTSSSDDEAAGQASVSTDINGILRTDTLSSEDEQETSSDACSTAASRVTSAPVSPTTPELQATNDRPQHANPMVSHDTLLNDEELSMSDEDGSEQHDPGELPSEDDMQQMPNSPTGPSHGGKSQFGELFTDVITERVVLSRGDILLMVLKHAVKNNLSFTGLTSMLDLINRIFEHPILPDSRYQLSKLLSKTGTTMTYYCFCPKCFTHIENAETNASFQCIQCGHRTSVSSLSDMPFFVTLDVESQLQRLLKDCALLDLTKPLHHDGSLGDLCDGEMYHKFAASTQQCGPRITFTLNADGTPLFKSSGTSIWPIQLIVNEIPAEQRMSKLVLAALWFWKEKPNMELFQNTFVKEMSHLSENGFVLERKGQLQTYKAYCICCAVDSVARAPMQGVTQFNGYFGCNWCLQKGERAGGSTKYPVQPLNPTERTESQMVEDMMTAVREGVTVNGVKTASPLIGLPYFNIVSGFVPDYMHCILLGVARQFLDLWFESSGYAYSLSRKQNMVDERLLAIRPPRDVKRLPRATKERRWWKAKELENWILYYSIPVLHGILERRYLEHWACLVEALHIMLQRSIETAEVNRAEKLLLEFHVRSEMLFGKAFMTYNMHQLTHIVKSIHDWGPLWAHSAFPFESGNGSLKEAIKAANGIPHQLCRVLQIENTVMELQDLTASPSVVLYCNSFDAKVTHKSKSSSDGTRFFGSGSCIPPACSSPEQEILPPSVKYRRMMVNGSILTDCLYASKKKTNTSVVQLLDGSFAIIEKIISSGDNTCICVWKLRCRPVKYDLVTVNHVHKVLFKQSPTVIIQPLEIRSVSVLINVENVSYVCAPPSTLSL; this is translated from the exons AAGTACTGAGAGGGGTTGCCAACAGCGT GAGGTGCCTATGGACACATCCTCGTCTGATGATGAAGCAGCAGGACAAGCTTCAGTCTCGACAGATATAAATGGCATACTTCGAACTGATACGTTGAGTAGTGAGGATGAACAG GAAACTTCAAGCGATGCTTGTAGCACAGCAGCCTCCAGGGTGACATCTGCTCCGGTCAGTCCCACTACTCCAGAACTGCAAGCAACCAATGATAGGCCACAGCATGCCAACCCGATGGTTTCCCATGACACATTGCTAAATGATGAAGAG CTGTCCATGTCTGATGAGGATGGTTCAGAGCAACATGATCCTGGAGAGCTGCCTTCAGAAGATGACATG CAGCAAATGCCTAACAGTCCCACGGGGCCGAGTCATGGTGGCAAGTCGCAGTTTGGAGAGTTATTTACTGATGTTATCACTGAAAGAGTGGTTTTGTCCAGAGGTGACATTCTCCTCATGGTGCTGAAGCACGCTGTGAAAAATAATTTGTCATTCACTGGGCTGACCAGCATGTTGGACCTTATTAACAGAATTTTCGAACATCCAATATTGCCTGATTCACGGTACCAGCTCTCCAAACTTTTGAGCAAAACTGGCACAACCATGACATATTATTGTTTTTGCCCCAAATGCTTCACACATATAGAAAATGCTGAAACAAATGCCTCTTTTCAGTGCATACAGTGTGGGCACAGAACGAGTGTTTCCAGTCTATCTGATATGCCTTTTTTTGTGACTCTTGATGTGGAATCACAGTTGCAAAGATTGTTGAAAGACTGTGCACTCCTTGACCTAACAAAGCCACTTCACCATGATGGCTCACTGGGTGATCTATGTGATGGTGAAATGTACCACAAATTCGCAGCTTCAACACAGCAGTGTGGGCCCAGAATCACCTTCACCCTAAATGCCGATGGCACACCGCTGTTCAAATCAAGTGGCACGTCCATTTGGCCTATTCAGTTAATTGTTAATGAGATCCCAGCTGAACAGAGAATGTCAAAACTCGTCCTTGCGGCATTGTGGTTTTGGAAGGAGAAACCAAATATGGAGCTTTTTCAGAACACATTTGTAAAGGAAATGAGCCACCTCAGTGAAAATGGCTTTGTGTTGGAGCGGAAGGGTCAACTGCAGACATACAAAGCTTATTGCATTTGTTGTGCAGTTGACTCTGTTGCCAGGGCACCTATGCAAGGTGTCACACAATTTAATGGTTATTTCGGATGTAACTGGTGTCTGCAGAAAGGTGAACGAGCTGGTGGTTCTACTAAGTACCCTGTTCAACCATTGAACCCCACTGAGCGCACTGAAAGCCAGATGGTCGAAGATATGATGACTGCAGTTAGGGAAGGTGTGACTGTTAATGGTGTTAAAACAGCATCTCCGTTGATCGGCCTGCCCTATTTTAATATCGTATCAGGCTTTGTCCCTGACTACATGCACTGTATTTTACTCGGTGTAGCACGGCAGTTTTTAGACTTGTGGTTTGAGTCATCAGGTTATGCCTACTCCCTCAGTCGCAAGCAAAACATGGTCGATGAGAGGCTTTTGGCTATCAGGCCACCGAGAGACGTGAAAAGATTGCCGCGAGCAACAAAAGAGCGGAGATGGTGGAAAGCTAAAGAGCTGGAGAATTGGATACTATATTACAGCATCCCAGTGCTCCATGGTATTCTGGAGAGAAGATACCTTGAGCATTGGGCATGCTTGGTGGAAGCTTTACATATTATGCTGCAGCGCAGTATCGAAACTGCTGAAGTTAACAGAGCAGAGAAACTCTTGTTAGAGTTTCATGTGCGCTCAGAAATGCTTTTTGGAAAAGCTTTCATGACATATAACATGCACCAGCTGACACATATTGTCAAGAGTATCCACGACTGGGGACCCCTGTGGGCACATTCCGCATTTCCATTTGAATCGGGAAATGGGAGCCTCAAAGAGGCCATCAAAGCTGCAAATGGAATTCCACACCAGCTGTGTAGAGTTCTGCAGATTGAAAACACTGTAATGGAGCTGCAGGATCTGACTGCCAGCCCTAGCGTGGTGCTGTATTGCAATTCTTTTGATGCCAAGGTCACTCACAAAAGCAAAAGCAGCAGTGATGGCACCCGTTTTTTTGGAAGTGGTTCTTGTATTCCACCAGCCTGTTCATCACCTGAGCAAGAAATTCTGCCACCCTCTGTAAAGTACAGAAGAATGATGGTAAACGGTTCAATCCTGACAGACTGCTTGTACGCGTCAAAGAAAAAGACTAATACTTCAGTTGTTCAACTCTTGGATGGATCATTTGCCATTATTGAAAAGATCATTTCAAGTGGTGATAACACATGCATATGTGTCTGGAAACTTCGGTGCCGACCAGTAAAGTATGACTTGGTGACCGTTAACCATGTGCACAAAGTGTTATTCAAACAGTCTCCTACAGTAATTATTCAGCCTCTAGAAATAAGAAGTGTTAGTGTATTAATCAATGTGGAAAATGTTTCATATGTATGTGCACCTCCCAGCACTCTTTCTCTGTAG